One Pseudorasbora parva isolate DD20220531a chromosome 4, ASM2467924v1, whole genome shotgun sequence genomic region harbors:
- the exosc1 gene encoding exosome complex component CSL4 — protein MSPMKLCVPGERLCSTEDCIPGTGTYLRHGYIFSSLAGYVLRKNEGEELPVISVVRETEAQLLPDVGAIVTCKVTSINPRFAKVHILYVGSTPLKDRFRGTIRREDVRATEKDKVETYKSFRPGDIVLAKVISLGDVQSNYLLTTAENELGVVVAHSEAGAQMVPISWCEMQCPRTHAKEFRKVARVQPEYLQA, from the exons ATGTCGCCCATGAAGCTGTGTGTTCCAG GTGAAAGGCTCTGCAGCACGGAGGACTGTATCCCCGGGACCGGCACGTATCTGCGGCACGGCTACATCTTCTCTTCGCTCGCGGGATACGTGCTGAGAAAGAACGAGGGAGAGGAG CTGCCGGTGATTTCAGTGGTTAGGGAGACAGAAGCACAACTTCTGCCTGACGTCGGTGCCATCGTCACCTGTAAG GTGACGAGTATCaaccctcgatttgctaaagtCCACATCTTATATGTGGGGTCAACGCCGCTGAAAGACCGGTTTAGAGGAACCATCAG AAGAGAAGACGTGAGAGCGACAGAGAAAGATAAG GTGGAGACGTACAAAAGCTTCAGGCCTGGCGATATTGTCCTTGCAAAAGTG ATCTCTTTGGGCGACGTGCAGTCGAACTACCTGCTGACCACGGCGGAGAACGAGCTGGGCGTGGTCGTGGCCCACAGCGAGGCGG GTGCTCAGATGGTGCCCATCAGCTGGTGTGAGATGCAGTGTCCCCGCACACACGCCAAAGAGTTCCGCAAGGTCGCGCGGGTACAGCCGGAGTACCTGCAGGCCTGA
- the knop1 gene encoding lysine-rich nucleolar protein 1, giving the protein MAVDVATKEKKKKKKIKVEEAVPCHDVSVQTVVKTETLDINARDGENEKKKKKKKKKVKEEDEANIPVTVCHDVSVQTNVKAEHSESNISEAPEKTIKKKKRKMKEEPEPLQEEEGGEHLTSKKKKAKKKGYEDEVEGIKNKKTKKEVEVKEEELDLGQSEETVKKKKKKRKKELELKTELEDGEKKRKKKEADECIEEEQKVKKKKKKPSAKEEPDDAISSNGKPEKKSKKQKKSMTCVDEGESPQANGGHVSSPDKRMKKKEKVEADDVIEKMEVEPAEKKARKKEREKTPEKDLKKKIKEERRVARKESKAKDIVFLSAKPGNQDEVSIDQARRLALQKEIDKESQPKPTVGQWETAQFDSPDRQAKFLRLMGGFKKSSQPLAASSGSANKALGKEGQQTLQQGLLGQFERAQSRHMDFSNKGAGLGFAAPSNKKFSIDVNARNSMRFDD; this is encoded by the exons ATGGCAGTTGATGTGGCGACcaaagagaagaagaaaaagaagaaaattaaGGTGGAGGAAGCAGTGCCATGCCATGATGTGTCCGTCCAGACTGTTGTGAAAACGGAAACGCTGGACATAAACGCCCGAGATGGAGAGaatgagaagaagaagaagaaaaagaaaaagaaagtaaaaGAGGAGGATGAAGCAAACATCCCTGTGACGGTGTGTCACGATGTGTCCGTCCAGACCAACGTCAAAGCTGAGCACTCAGAAAGCAACATCAGTGAAGCTCCTGAGAAGACCATAAAGAAGAAAAAGAGGAAGATGAAGGAGGAGCCAGAACCGCTGCAGGAGGAAGAGGGTGGGGAGCATTTAACGTCCAAGAAAAAGAAAGCCAAGAAAAAAGGATATGAAGATGAGGTGGAaggtattaaaaataaaaagacgaAAAAGGAGGTGGAGGTCAAAGAAGAAGAGCTTGATTTAGGACAGAGTGAAGAGAcagtgaaaaagaaaaagaagaagagaaaaaaagaactaGAGCTAAAGACAGAATTGGAGGATGgagagaagaaaagaaaaaagaaagaggcAGATGAATGCATAGAGGAAGAGCAAAAggtgaagaaaaagaagaagaaaccTTCAGCAAAAGAAGAGCCGGATGACGCCATCAGCTCAAACGGAAAGCCGGAGAAGAAGAGCAAAAAGCAGAAGAAGAGCATGACATGCGTGGATGAAGGTGAGAGTCCTCAAGCCAACGGAGGACACGTCAGCTCGCCGGATAAGAGGatgaagaagaaagaaaaggtgGAGGCTGATGATGTCATTGAGAAGATGGAGGTGGAGCCGGCGGAAAAGAAGGCCaggaaaaaagagagagaaaagacgCCGGAAAAAGATCTAAAGAAAAAGATTAAAGAAGAGCGCCGTGTAGCGCGGAAGGAGAGTAAAGCG AAGGATATCGTGTTCCTGTCGGCGAAGCCTGGAAATCAGGATGAAGTTTCAATAGATCAG GCGCGCCGTCTCGCCCTACAGAAGGAAATTGACAAGGAATCACAGCCGAAGCCG ACTGTGGGCCAGTGGGAGACGGCGCAGTTCGACAGCCCTGACCGACAAGCCAAGTTCCTGCGCTTAATGGGCGGCTTTAAGAAGAGCAGCCAGCCGCTCGCAGCATCCTCCGGATCGGCCAATAAGGCGCTGGGGAAAGAAGGCCAACAGACTTTGCAGCAAGGCCTTCTGGGACAGTTTGAGCGTGCTCAGAGCCGCCATATGGACTTCAGCAATAAAGGAGCCGGATTGGGGTTCGCAGCGCCGTCCAATAAGAAGTTTTCAATCGATGTTAATGCACGAAACTCGATGCGATTCGAcgactga
- the gprc5bb gene encoding G protein-coupled receptor, class C, group 5, member Bb, with protein MALRPTLIIILSLIGCCALEDPPPPHGCGATVDPPYRVLCDLESVWGVVLEAIACGGTISALILTVILLAKLKMVTEPEKRCGVGPLLLLLAGTVGLFSLSLVFLVGRGEVLCMVRRGLWGALFAVCFSCLLMQGVRLKKLVGGRRSPAGSSLAGLAVALTVVQGIIAGEWLLLTVVREGHPACDYLPLDFVLVCSYALVLLLAATVLSLAVVLCGGSNREDSSRKRMKWRCNAVWLFLSCLSSLLLWVAWLGLYLYGNAGIMTVAKDWDEPALAVALVTEGWILLLFHAIPETHLCLRPSNQRNADAGQNYYDTPQPPTAQSYHDDERPTNPRAPFTESQAYTVEEHSAVLQAGGYHNGLIRPAMPFRSHVYQPTEMALLMNAGQIPTAPPNFTGRHLW; from the exons ATGGCTTTAAGGCCCACCCTCATCATCATTCTctctctgattggctgctgcGCTCTCGAGGACCCGCCCCCTCCTCATGGCTGTGGCGCCACAGTGGACCCGCCCTACAGGGTTCTGTGCGACCTGGAGTCGGTGTGGGGCGTCGTACTGGAGGCAATAGCGTGCGGCGGTACCATTTCGGCTTTGATCCTGACCGTCATTCTTTTAGCCAAGCTGAAAATGGTAACGGAACCAGAAAAGCGATGTGGCGTTGGGCCCCTCCTCCTCCTATTGGCCGGAACGGTCGGCCTCTTCAGCCTATCGCTGGTGTTTTTGGTGGGGCGTGGCGAGGTGCTCTGCATGGTGCGGCGTGGCCTGTGGGGGGCGCTGTTTGCGGTGTGTTTTTCGTGTCTATTGATGCAAGGAGTGCGGCTGAAGAAGCTGGTCGGAGGGAGGCGGAGCCCAGCCGGGAGTTCTCTCGCCGGATTGGCTGTTGCACTCACTGTGGTGCAAGGCATCATCGCTGGAGAATGGCTGCTCCTTACAGTGGTCCGTGAGGGACATCCAGCCTGCGATTACCTGCCTTTAGACTTTGTGTTGGTGTGTAGCTACGCTCTGGTGTTACTTTTGGCTGCAACAGTGTTGTCCTTGGCCGTGGTGTTGTGCGGAGGAAGCAATCGAGAAGATTCGAGCAGGAAGAGGATGAAATGGAGGTGTAACGCCGTTTGGCTTTTCCTCTCGTGTCTCTCCTCGCTTCTCCTTTGGGTCGCCTGGCTGGGTCTCTATCTCTACGGCAACGCTGGCATCATGACCGTGGCGAAGGATTGGGATGAGCCGGCATTAGCGGTCGCCTTGGTGACCGAGGGTTGGATACTGTTGCTATTTCACGCCATCCCAGAAACGCACCTGTGTTTGCGTCCGTCCAATCAGAGGAACGCAGACGCCGGCCAGAACTACTATGACACCCCTCAGCCCCCAACGGCGCAAAGTTACCATGACGATGAGCGGCCGACCAATCCCAGAGCTCCGTTCACAGAGAGTCAGGCGTACACTGTAGAGGAGCACAGCGCAG ttctgCAGGCAGGAGGTTATCATAACGGATTGATCCGGCCCGCCATGCCCTTCCGGAGTCACGTTTACCAGCCCACTGAGATGGCGCTGCTCATGAACGCAGGACAG ATCCCAACCGCGCCTCCAAACTTCACAGGGAGGCATCTGTGGTGA
- the si:ch211-202h22.7 gene encoding lipopolysaccharide-induced tumor necrosis factor-alpha factor homolog → MDKQQFPPPYPGPAMVQTNIPYHTQQVSYQTQPVPLVSYNPQPPQMSVMASSISQTVQSSFIAPPPMTSSTVTQVVHSSSMPAVAPVIVYNQQPVQQPTVTHVVQSAPAVLIIPPRLSELPGQMKCPCCQQQIVTETSYINGTLVWVIVGSLGILGIWPCCLIPFCVKSCKDVEHRCPSCKSLIYVHRRM, encoded by the exons ATGGATAAACAACAGTTCCCCCCTCCATATCCTGGACCGGCGATGGTCCAGACCAACATTCCTTACCATACGCAGCAGGTTTCCTATCAAACACAACCAG TTCCATTGGTCTCATACAATCCACAGCCCCCACAGATGTCAGTCATGGCATCCAGCATATCCCAAACAGTCCAGTCATCTTTCATAG CACCACCACCCATGACTTCATCCACCGTAACTCAAGTGGTCCATTCATCAAGTATGCCTGCTGTTG CTCCAGTAATAGTTTACAACCAACAGCCCGTCCAACAGCCCACCGTGACTCACGTGGTCCAGTCAGCACCTG CGGTGTTAATTATTCCACCACGGCTGTCAGAACTCCCTGGGCAGATGAAATGTCCTTGCTGTCAGCAGCAGATCGTCACGGAGACGTCATACATTAATGGAACGCTGGTGTGGGTCATTGTTGGAAGTCTTGGCATATTAGG GATCTGGCCATGTTGTCTTATTCCGTTCTGTGTGAAATCCTGCAAGGACGTAGAGCATCGCTGCCCAAGCTGTAAAAGCCTCATCTACGTGCACAGACGCATGTAG